In Arachis hypogaea cultivar Tifrunner chromosome 2, arahy.Tifrunner.gnm2.J5K5, whole genome shotgun sequence, a genomic segment contains:
- the LOC112751503 gene encoding transcription factor bHLH61 → MPLDEEVKEIKGIQERKKEREAYMSSRGRKKAAMQRMLQQLRTATNSSAMNKASIIVDATKYMEELKQKVEGINSELGTVGSSSSTSQDELPMVTVETLERGFLINVFSERNCPGMLVAILEAFEELGLDVLDARVSCEDNFQLEAVGGEGQDQKESIDAQVVKQAVLQAINNMN, encoded by the exons ATGCCTTTGGATGAAGAAGTGAAAGAAATCAAAGGGattcaagaaagaaagaaagaaagagaagcatATATGTCTTCAAGGGGGAGAAAAAAAGCAGCTATGCAACGCATGTTGCAACAGCTTCGAACCGCCACAAATTCCAGTGCT ATGAACAAAGCCTCTATTATTGTTGACGCCACCAAATACATGGAAGAGTTGAAGCAAAAAGTGGAGGGAATTAACTCAGAGCTAGGAACCGTTGGATCTTCATCATCAACCTCCCAAGATGAATTACCAATG gtCACGGTAGAAACCCTAGAAAGGGGTTTTCTTATTAATGTGTTTTCAGAAAGGAATTGCCCCGGTATGCTTGTGGCAATACTTGAGGCCTTTGAAGAACTGGGTCTTGATGTTCTTGACGCTAGGGTTTCTTGTGAAGACAATTTCCAGCTTGAAGCTGTGGGAGGAGAA GGTCAAGATCAGAAGGAGAGCATCGATGCGCAAGTGGTAAAGCAAGCAGTGTTGCAAGCAATCAATAACATGAATTAA
- the LOC140177387 gene encoding uncharacterized protein yields the protein MDVDGEESNEKYVADSNESGFLEDDDEDEIIMLLIQSSSSVTIPILQGTLRQSYHFKLSHRKVWLAKQKAIAQIYGDWEDSYIKVLRLLQVLQSYRPGTTCDLSAHCKPFISVGGTHLYGKYGIALLIAVAQDGNSNILLVAFAIVDSETTESWSFFLTNLR from the exons ATGGACGTGGATGGTGAGGAGTCCAATGAAAAGTATGTTGCCGATAGCAACGAAAGTGGTTTCCTTGAGGATGATGACGAGGATGA AATCATCATGCTCCTCATACAGTCCAGCTCATCAGTTACTATCCCTATTCTACAGGGTACATTGAGGCAGAGCTATCACTTCAAATTATCGCACAGAAAGGTTTGGTTGgcaaagcaaaaggcaattgcgCAAATATATGGTGATTGGGAGGATTCATACATCAAGGTATTGCGGTTGTTGCAAGTATTGCAGAGTTATCGTCCCGGCACAACATGTGATCTCAGTGCG CATTGTAAGCCCTTCATCTCCGTGGGTGGCACGCACCTGTATGGCAAATATGGGATTGCATTGCTAATTGCAGTGGCACAAGACGGTAACAGTAACATCCTTCTTGTAGCATTTGCAATTGTTGACTCTGAGACTACGGAGTCGTGGTCGTTCTTCCTTACCAACTTGAGATGA